Proteins encoded by one window of Desulfovibrio ferrophilus:
- a CDS encoding acyl-[acyl-carrier-protein] thioesterase, whose amino-acid sequence MTRTYTEPFKVRIYETTADYTTSIGTIADWLQEAATIHAGRLGFSNKEMVKAGVAWVLSRLCIRMERYPVYGETITVCTWPTTRNKRRAARDYRLTDESGAIIGTGTSSWVALDLATRRLGSMPDFVLERFPNQDERACEFTAKSLPKLQATQHEAIVTARAADQDQNGHVNNVHLLKWGLEPIPNGRPRFQPSVVDIAFRAEILPGERATAGCATGVEPNTMLHTLIRSDGTEAVRMLTHWS is encoded by the coding sequence ATGACCCGAACATACACGGAACCATTCAAGGTCCGTATTTATGAAACAACAGCCGACTACACCACCAGCATCGGAACCATCGCCGACTGGCTGCAGGAAGCCGCCACCATCCACGCCGGACGGCTGGGCTTTTCCAATAAGGAGATGGTCAAGGCCGGAGTGGCCTGGGTACTTTCGCGCCTGTGCATCCGCATGGAACGTTACCCGGTCTACGGCGAAACCATCACCGTCTGTACCTGGCCAACCACCAGAAACAAGCGGCGTGCAGCCCGCGATTACCGTTTGACCGACGAAAGCGGAGCCATCATCGGCACCGGCACCTCCTCTTGGGTGGCTCTGGACCTCGCCACTCGCCGCCTGGGTTCCATGCCTGACTTCGTACTGGAACGCTTCCCCAATCAGGATGAACGGGCCTGCGAGTTCACGGCCAAATCACTGCCCAAGCTCCAGGCAACGCAGCATGAAGCCATTGTCACCGCCCGAGCGGCAGACCAGGACCAGAACGGGCACGTCAACAATGTGCATCTCCTCAAATGGGGGCTGGAACCCATCCCAAATGGCAGGCCCCGATTCCAACCCTCGGTGGTGGATATTGCCTTCAGGGCCGAAATTCTGCCCGGAGAGAGAGCCACAGCAGGCTGCGCCACGGGCGTGGAGCCGAACACGATGTTGCATACCCTGATCCGCAGTGACGGCACCGAAGCTGTACGCATGCTCACCCACTGGTCATGA
- a CDS encoding bacteriohemerythrin — translation MPRIEWNDSLKLGVSEIDEQHEKLIALINDLYDAFTQGKAQDVVDNIVSEAHDYIGYHFSTEQRLMEEHGYPVMDDHIEEHEDYILKSSDYLMASQDSDKNLPQDVLDYLTDWWKSHINGTDRKLTHFLKEKGIQ, via the coding sequence ATGCCCAGAATCGAATGGAACGACAGCCTGAAACTGGGCGTCTCGGAGATCGACGAGCAACACGAAAAACTCATCGCACTGATCAACGACCTGTACGACGCCTTTACACAGGGCAAAGCACAGGACGTCGTGGACAACATCGTCTCCGAAGCGCACGATTACATCGGCTACCACTTCTCCACCGAGCAGCGCCTGATGGAAGAGCACGGCTACCCCGTCATGGACGACCACATCGAAGAGCATGAGGACTACATCCTCAAATCCTCTGACTACCTGATGGCCTCCCAGGACAGTGATAAAAACCTGCCCCAGGATGTGCTGGACTACCTGACCGACTGGTGGAAGTCCCACATCAACGGCACGGACCGCAAGCTGACCCACTTCCTCAAGGAAAAGGGAATCCAATAA
- a CDS encoding sigma-54-dependent transcriptional regulator, translating to MSSKTILFLAKPQAITPLFAQCKEAGVEAGLAETIRGALDFIEKKKPGVVFAYAMLPGVKLEDLLIHGQDDSSFPPVVVFTDRGSSGEAQRLMELGAKDYWLEPLSWEKIQAVIPSDEAPVPANEPQATAPPAGTGVKIIGQDASVRRVLALSRQVAPSKASVLISGESGTGKEMFARYLHQNSNRANAPFVAINCAALPEHLLESELFGHEKGSFTGAINRKLGKFELASGGTILLDEITEMDMGLQAKLLRVLQEGELDRVGGVETVKVDVRVLATTNRDIETTVKNKEFRQDLYFRLNVIPLKLPALNERGDDIMLLAQFFVDHYSKEYGLPRLAFSDAARAWLMGYDWPGNVRELQNLMERAVLLAGAGPIEEQHFLLDGDNWPLFDEEELQDETPSPGAPAADEASLHNALGGRDLPLSEIERIAILKRLEQTEGNRTQAADLLGISVRTLRNKISDYKKRGLTVP from the coding sequence ATGTCGTCAAAGACGATCCTGTTCCTCGCCAAACCGCAGGCCATCACTCCCCTGTTTGCTCAATGCAAAGAAGCCGGGGTCGAGGCTGGCCTTGCCGAAACCATTCGTGGCGCGCTCGACTTCATCGAAAAGAAGAAGCCAGGCGTGGTCTTTGCCTACGCCATGCTCCCGGGCGTGAAACTCGAGGACCTGCTTATCCATGGGCAGGATGATTCTTCCTTTCCTCCCGTAGTGGTTTTTACGGATCGTGGTTCCAGTGGAGAGGCCCAGCGACTGATGGAACTTGGGGCCAAGGATTATTGGCTTGAGCCCTTGTCGTGGGAAAAGATTCAGGCCGTGATCCCGTCTGACGAGGCTCCTGTCCCCGCCAACGAACCCCAGGCTACGGCTCCCCCTGCGGGAACCGGAGTGAAGATCATTGGTCAGGATGCTTCGGTGCGCCGGGTACTTGCCCTGTCTCGCCAAGTCGCTCCTTCCAAGGCTTCGGTGCTGATTTCCGGCGAGTCCGGAACCGGTAAGGAAATGTTTGCCAGGTACCTTCATCAGAACAGCAATCGAGCCAATGCGCCCTTTGTGGCCATCAATTGCGCGGCCCTGCCCGAACATCTGCTGGAAAGCGAGCTTTTCGGCCATGAGAAAGGTTCTTTTACCGGGGCCATCAACCGCAAGCTGGGCAAATTCGAATTGGCCAGTGGTGGCACCATCCTGCTCGATGAAATCACCGAAATGGATATGGGCCTGCAAGCCAAGCTGTTGCGGGTACTCCAGGAGGGCGAGTTGGACCGCGTGGGCGGTGTGGAGACCGTGAAGGTGGATGTGCGCGTGTTGGCGACGACCAACCGCGACATCGAGACCACGGTGAAAAATAAGGAATTTCGCCAGGACCTGTATTTCCGCTTGAACGTGATCCCGCTGAAGCTGCCTGCCCTGAATGAGCGTGGCGATGATATCATGTTGCTGGCCCAGTTCTTTGTGGATCACTACAGCAAGGAATATGGCCTGCCACGCCTTGCATTCTCCGACGCCGCCCGGGCATGGCTCATGGGTTACGACTGGCCGGGGAATGTGCGCGAGTTGCAGAACCTGATGGAGCGCGCTGTGCTTTTGGCGGGTGCAGGCCCCATCGAGGAACAGCATTTCCTGTTGGATGGAGACAACTGGCCGCTGTTCGACGAGGAAGAACTTCAGGACGAGACGCCATCTCCCGGAGCACCGGCGGCGGATGAGGCCTCATTGCACAACGCCCTTGGTGGTCGCGATCTGCCCTTGTCGGAGATCGAGCGCATTGCCATTTTAAAGCGCCTGGAGCAAACCGAGGGCAATAGGACCCAAGCCGCAGATCTGCTGGGGATTTCCGTACGCACTCTGCGCAACAAGATTTCAGACTACAAGAAGAGGGGCCTTACGGTCCCGTAA
- a CDS encoding ABC transporter ATP-binding protein has product MSKQPILELNNVVTCYGRIQALKGISLKVYAGEIVSIIGANGAGKSTTLMTICNITPCESGEVLYKGQPIQGKAPDLLPPMGLCQVPEGRRIFPRLSVLENLEMGAFFRKDKDEIKRDLEYVLDLFPVLRERRRQKGGTLSGGEQQMLAMARALMSRPEVLLLDEPSLGLAPLIVRQIFSIVERISKEGMTILLVEQNANLALKIASRGYVLETGKVIMEDDAASLLQNEDIKKAYLGE; this is encoded by the coding sequence ATGAGTAAACAACCGATCCTCGAACTGAACAATGTGGTCACCTGTTATGGCCGCATCCAGGCCCTGAAGGGCATCTCGCTCAAGGTCTATGCCGGCGAGATCGTCTCCATCATCGGGGCCAATGGTGCGGGCAAATCCACCACGTTGATGACCATCTGCAACATCACCCCCTGCGAATCCGGTGAAGTGCTCTACAAGGGCCAACCCATTCAGGGCAAAGCCCCTGACCTGCTGCCGCCCATGGGCCTGTGTCAGGTGCCCGAAGGCCGGCGCATCTTCCCGCGCCTTTCTGTGCTGGAAAACCTGGAGATGGGCGCCTTTTTCCGCAAGGACAAGGACGAGATCAAGCGGGACCTGGAGTATGTGCTGGACCTGTTCCCCGTGCTGCGCGAACGCCGCCGCCAGAAGGGAGGCACCCTGTCCGGCGGCGAGCAGCAGATGCTGGCCATGGCCCGGGCGCTCATGAGCCGCCCCGAGGTACTGTTGCTGGATGAGCCGTCTCTTGGACTGGCCCCGCTCATCGTTCGCCAGATCTTCAGCATCGTGGAGCGCATCAGCAAGGAAGGCATGACCATCCTGCTGGTGGAACAGAACGCCAATCTGGCGCTCAAGATCGCCTCGCGCGGTTATGTCCTTGAGACCGGCAAGGTCATCATGGAAGACGATGCGGCCTCCTTGCTCCAAAACGAGGACATCAAGAAGGCATATCTGGGCGAATAA
- a CDS encoding pyridoxal phosphate-dependent aminotransferase has translation MQMLSEQVGGYIKKSSWIRKMFETGIELKAQHGEDAVCDFSLGNPDLAPPKAVATAIGNVAEAADKPFAFGYMPNPGYPFAREALAGYLSKEQGVDIDAGDVIITCGAAGALNVIMRAVLNPGDEVLSPAPYFVEYGFYTQNHGGVFKSVPAKPLTFELDLEALEAGINAKTRIVLINSPNNPSGAVYAKEELEGLAAILKAKSEEYGRPIYLVADEPYRFLVFDGIEVPSILPLYDYAIAVSSFSKNLSLAGERVGYATVAPQMPGKEQLLGGLILANRILGFVNAPAIGQKVMAEAIGSQVNVTVYAERRKAMTKVLDDAGYNFTMPKGAFYFFPEAPGGDDVAFCAALQEELILAVPGSGFGCPGYFRLAFCVGEEVIRRSAEGFKKAYRKLA, from the coding sequence ATGCAGATGCTTTCCGAACAGGTCGGCGGCTACATCAAGAAGTCGTCGTGGATCAGGAAAATGTTCGAGACCGGTATTGAACTCAAGGCCCAGCACGGCGAAGATGCTGTCTGCGATTTCAGCCTTGGCAATCCCGACCTCGCTCCGCCCAAGGCCGTGGCAACGGCTATTGGTAATGTTGCAGAAGCGGCAGACAAGCCCTTTGCCTTTGGCTACATGCCTAACCCCGGCTATCCCTTTGCGCGTGAAGCTCTGGCAGGATACCTGTCCAAGGAGCAGGGCGTGGACATTGATGCGGGCGATGTGATCATCACCTGCGGTGCTGCCGGTGCTTTGAACGTTATCATGCGTGCGGTACTCAACCCCGGTGACGAGGTATTGAGCCCTGCCCCCTATTTTGTGGAGTATGGGTTCTATACCCAGAATCACGGCGGTGTGTTCAAGTCCGTGCCCGCCAAGCCCCTGACCTTCGAGCTTGATCTGGAGGCCCTGGAGGCCGGGATCAACGCCAAGACCCGTATCGTGCTCATCAACTCGCCCAACAACCCCTCGGGCGCAGTCTATGCCAAGGAAGAGTTGGAGGGGCTTGCCGCGATCCTGAAGGCCAAGAGCGAGGAGTATGGCCGGCCCATCTATCTGGTGGCCGACGAGCCGTATCGATTCCTGGTCTTTGACGGTATCGAGGTTCCTTCCATTCTGCCCCTGTATGACTATGCCATTGCGGTCAGTTCTTTTTCCAAGAACCTGTCCCTGGCAGGAGAGCGAGTGGGCTACGCGACGGTGGCCCCGCAGATGCCTGGCAAGGAGCAGTTGCTGGGTGGCCTGATTCTGGCCAACCGGATTCTGGGCTTCGTCAATGCCCCGGCCATTGGTCAGAAGGTCATGGCCGAGGCCATTGGCTCGCAGGTCAACGTGACGGTCTACGCCGAGCGCCGCAAGGCCATGACCAAGGTCCTGGACGATGCTGGCTACAACTTCACCATGCCCAAGGGCGCGTTCTACTTCTTCCCCGAAGCTCCGGGCGGAGACGACGTGGCGTTCTGTGCCGCCTTGCAGGAAGAGTTGATTCTGGCGGTTCCAGGGTCGGGCTTCGGCTGCCCTGGTTACTTCCGCCTCGCATTTTGTGTGGGCGAGGAAGTTATTCGCAGGTCGGCTGAAGGGTTCAAAAAGGCCTATAGGAAGTTGGCGTAG
- the larB gene encoding nickel pincer cofactor biosynthesis protein LarB, whose product MTEKNIHDVLEQVSKGLLSPDEALGQFQNRPLGDLAQGINLDAHRLSRTGLGEVVFATGKTPAQIVACVQGLQDHGPVLATRVGNGAATALTQTFPNGHYHELSGLFALGADLGLTPPWPQRGEVLVATAGTSDLSVALEAYGCARFFGLDCGLIADVGVAGVHRLTPHLPALRAAQVVIAVAGMDGALPSVLAGLLPTPVIAVPSSQNSGNPLGGISSLLAMLNSCSPGITVSNIDNGFGAAAFAAKLLKTHPAE is encoded by the coding sequence ATGACCGAAAAAAATATTCATGATGTTCTGGAACAGGTCTCCAAGGGGCTCTTGTCACCCGATGAAGCCCTTGGTCAATTCCAGAACCGCCCGCTCGGCGACTTGGCACAAGGCATCAATCTGGACGCCCATCGCCTTTCGCGCACGGGATTGGGCGAGGTGGTCTTTGCCACGGGCAAAACTCCTGCGCAAATCGTGGCCTGCGTCCAGGGACTTCAGGATCACGGCCCTGTGCTGGCCACCAGAGTCGGCAATGGTGCCGCCACGGCCCTGACCCAGACCTTCCCAAATGGACACTATCACGAACTCTCGGGCCTGTTCGCTCTGGGAGCTGACCTCGGCTTGACTCCCCCTTGGCCTCAAAGGGGCGAAGTGCTGGTGGCTACGGCCGGAACATCGGACCTGAGCGTCGCTCTGGAGGCCTATGGCTGCGCGCGATTCTTCGGACTGGACTGCGGCCTCATCGCCGATGTGGGCGTTGCTGGCGTCCATCGGCTAACACCGCATCTGCCTGCCCTGCGGGCCGCACAGGTAGTCATTGCCGTAGCCGGGATGGATGGGGCACTGCCCAGCGTATTGGCGGGCCTTCTGCCTACGCCAGTGATCGCCGTGCCCAGCTCGCAGAACAGTGGCAATCCCCTTGGGGGCATTTCCAGCCTGTTGGCCATGCTCAACTCCTGCTCTCCCGGCATCACGGTATCCAATATCGACAATGGATTCGGAGCCGCAGCCTTTGCCGCAAAATTACTCAAGACTCACCCTGCGGAGTAG